The Lacipirellula parvula genome window below encodes:
- a CDS encoding DUF4394 domain-containing protein, which translates to MKRFTAPLCALALFISGAQTPASAELIYGIAAVGNSTALLSWDSASPGSIISGSFVSGLQSNETIVGIDFRPATGGLYALGTSSRLYTLNTSTGAATAVAAPFSPALNGFNFGFDFNPTIDRIRVVAETNKNLVLNPITGAVQLAATDLAFGPGDPNFGIDPNVVNSAYTNNFAGATTTQLYGIDTALDILVTQANNAGTLGTVGPLGFNVTGVGGFDISGTTGIAYAALLLSGSSQSNLYTINLATGAATPVGQIDGGVIITAMTVAPAVPEPATLGLAAMALAAVPLARRRK; encoded by the coding sequence ATGAAGCGATTCACCGCGCCGTTGTGCGCACTGGCACTCTTTATCTCCGGCGCCCAGACGCCTGCTTCCGCAGAACTTATTTACGGCATCGCCGCCGTCGGCAACTCGACGGCCCTTCTTAGCTGGGACTCGGCTTCTCCCGGCAGCATCATCTCCGGTTCGTTCGTCTCGGGCCTCCAGAGCAACGAAACCATCGTCGGCATCGACTTCCGCCCAGCCACCGGCGGCCTCTACGCCCTGGGAACCTCCAGCCGGCTCTACACGCTGAACACGTCGACGGGTGCAGCCACCGCGGTCGCCGCGCCATTTTCGCCGGCACTGAACGGCTTCAACTTCGGCTTCGACTTCAACCCGACGATCGACCGCATCCGCGTCGTCGCCGAGACGAACAAGAACCTGGTCCTCAACCCGATCACCGGCGCCGTCCAACTGGCGGCCACCGACCTGGCCTTCGGCCCCGGCGACCCGAACTTCGGCATCGACCCGAACGTGGTGAACTCGGCCTACACCAACAATTTCGCTGGCGCGACGACCACGCAGCTTTACGGCATCGACACCGCCCTCGACATCCTGGTCACCCAAGCGAACAACGCGGGCACGCTCGGCACGGTTGGACCGCTCGGCTTCAATGTCACCGGCGTCGGCGGTTTCGACATTTCGGGGACGACGGGCATCGCCTACGCGGCGCTGCTGCTGTCGGGCAGCTCGCAGTCGAACCTCTACACGATCAACCTCGCCACCGGCGCCGCGACCCCTGTCGGCCAAATTGACGGCGGCGTGATCATTACGGCCATGACGGTTGCCCCGGCTGTCCCCG